The following coding sequences are from one Sesamum indicum cultivar Zhongzhi No. 13 linkage group LG11, S_indicum_v1.0, whole genome shotgun sequence window:
- the LOC105173087 gene encoding LOW QUALITY PROTEIN: cyclic nucleotide-gated ion channel 1-like (The sequence of the model RefSeq protein was modified relative to this genomic sequence to represent the inferred CDS: deleted 1 base in 1 codon) gives MKVLDPQDPLLHKWNKIFIVCCVISLFLDPLFFYAPVVDAKNLCLSLDKKLEISVCVLRTFFDIFYVLHIVLEFLTGFVAPSSRVFGRSEIIDNGRAICLRYLYSYFILDILSILPLPQVTVMTIVNAPISLATKDLLKMLIFAQFFTRILRIYPLYKAVNRSSRRFSRTAWPAAVYNLLQCILASHVFGALWYVIAIERKERCWRMACGDHNGCKLEDLYCGVGRGDTSFLNSSCPLLEPDQIMSPADFDFGMFLHALKSHVVEQTDFTRKFFNCFWWGWRNLSSLGQNLNTSNSVGEIIFALLMSVTGLVLVASVISSSIQQFVQSITGRLEEVRMKRQDIEQWMSQRMLPEGLRARIRQYEQYKWQQKRGVEEESLISNFPKDLRRDIKRHLCWNLLTRVPLFERVDEQLLDVMYSRLKPVLYVENSYIFRQGDPVDEMLFIMKGSILSMSTNGGTTGFFNSFHLTAGDFCGEELLTWALEDNSSSSLPVSTRTVRAYRDVDCFCLTPDDLKYVMSQFKRVHGKQLQHTYRYYSQQWRTWGACFIQAAWRRHYRRKIEKTLREAEDRLQNALAKEGSGSLPSLAATVYASRFATNMLGNLRRNHPRNTFHLQNYHLYCFTSQLSLILVQKILHKAR, from the exons ATGAAAGTTCTTGATCCTCAAGACCCTCTTCTTCATAAGtggaacaaaatatttatagtttgttGTGTGATTTCCTTATTCCTGGATCCGCTTTTCTTCTACGCACCAGTGGTTGATGCCAAGAACCTGTGTCTATCCCTGGACAAGAAACTGGAGATCTCTGTTTGTGTTCTTCGTACATTCTTTGACATTTTCTATGTGCTTCATATTGTTTTGGAGTTTCTTACTGGATTCGTTGCCCCTTCTTCTCGAGTGTTTGGGAGGAGCGAGATAATCGATAATGGTAGAGCAATATGCTTACGTTATCTCTATTCCTACTTCATCCTAGACATTTTATCAATTCTTCCTCTACCTCAG GTAACCGTGATGACCATTGTAAATGCCCCAATTTCCCTGGCCACAAAAGACCTCCTTAAGATGCTTATTTTCGCGCAATTCTTCACAAGAATTCTTCGGATTTATCCCTTATACAAGGCGGTCAATAGAAGTTCACGCAGATTTAGTCGAACGGCCTGGCCTGCAGCCGTTTACAATCTCCTTCAATGCATCCTTGCCAGTCAT GTGTTTGGAGCACTGTGGTACGTGATCGCGATAGAACGCAAGGAGAGATGTTGGCGGATGGCATGTGGTGATCATAACGGTTGTAAGTTAGAGGATCTTTATTGCGGAGTGGGCCGTGGAGACACTTCATTTCTGAATTCTTCATGTCCGCTTCTTGAGCCTGACCAGATAATGAGCCCTGCAGACTTTGACTTCGGCATGTTTCTTCATGCTCTTAAGTCTCATGTGGTTGAACAAACAGACTTCACTAGGAAATTCTTCAATTGCTTTTGGTGGGGCTGGCGAAATTTGAG TTCATTGGGTCAGAATCTGAATACAAGCAATTCTGTAGGAGAGATTATTTTTGCCCTGCTCATGTCCGTCACTGGGCTGGTTCTGGTTGCGTCAGTCATCAGCAGCAGCATACAG CAATTTGTACAGTCCATCACTGGTAGGTTAGAAGAGGTGAGAATGAAGCGTCAGGATATTGAACAATGGATGTCCCAGCGCATGCTTCCAGAGGGCTTGAGGGCTCGTATACGACAATACGAGCAATACAAATGGCAACAAAAAAGAGGCGTTGAGGAAGAATCCTTGATCAGTAATTTTCCTAAGGATTTAAGGAGGGACATCAAGCGCCATCTCTGCTGGAATTTATTAACAAGA gTGCCGCTGTTTGAGAGAGTGGATGAGCAGCTGCTGGATGTAATGTATTCTCGTCTAAAGCCTGTTCTCTATGTGGAGAACAGCTATATTTTTCGCCAGGGAGATCCTGTCGATGAGATGCTATTCATAATGAAAGGTAGCATATTGTCAATGTCCACAAACGGTGGCACAACTGGTTTCTTCAACTCGTTTCATCTAACCGCCGGAGACTTCTGTGGAGAAGAACTTCTGACATGGGCTCTAGAGGACAACTCTTCTTCCAGCCTTCCTGTCTCAACCAGAACCGTGCGGGCCTACAGAGATGTTGACTGTTTCTGTTTAACGCCGGATGACTTGAAATATGTCATGTCCCAATTTAAACGTGTTCACGGCAAGCAGCTGCAGCACACTTATAG GTATTATTCCCAGCAGTGGAGGACATGGGGTGCCTGTTTTATACAAGCAGCATGGCGTCGGCATTACAGGAGGAAGATCGAAAAGACGCTGCGAGAAGCAGAAGACAGACTGCAGAATGCATTGGCCAAGGAAGGATCAGGGAGTTTGCCGAGCCTTGCTGCAACCGTTTATGCATCAAGATTCGCCACCAATATGCTAGGAAACTTGCGACGTAATCATCCACGTAACACA TTCCATCTCCAAAATTACCACCTCTACTGCTTCACAAGCCAGCTGAGCCTGATTTTAGTGCAGAAAATCCTTCATAAAGCTCGGTGA
- the LOC105173088 gene encoding cyclic nucleotide-gated ion channel 1 translates to MNISGKKYVRFKDCNSESSFSSEGQSNRGLFPLRKPNFRPIVGGIRRAFDRSSERIKNLRIRSIDWGHTRSNRPKSSPRKKVLDPQGPFLQRWNKIFVISCLIAVSLDPLFFYTPVVDAKKFCLSLDENLEITACVLRSFIDIFYIFHIVLQFHTGFIAPCTRVFGRGELIEDRRAIAKRYLSSYFIVDILSILPLPQLVILIVIPSVNAPISLATKDLLKIVIFAQYIPRCLRIYPLFKEVNRTSGLFTETAWAGAAFNLLLYMLASHVFGSFWYLIAIERKDRCWRNACRDHNGCNLNDLYCGEDRGDTSFLNSSCPLLEPNEIKSPADFDFGIFLDVLQSHVAEHRDFSKKISYCFWWGLRNLSSLGQNLKTSTFVGEILFAVFISIVGLVLFSLLIGNMQKYLQSITVRIEEMRMKRRDAEQWMSHRMLPENLRARIRRYEQYKWQENRGVEEESLIRNLPKDLRRDIKRHLCWTLLTRVPMFEKMDEQLLDAMCSRLKPVLYTENSFIVREGDPVDEMLFIMRGNILTMTTNGGRTGFFNSVYLMAGDFCGEELLTWALDPNSSSSLPISTRTVQAVKDVEAFCLMPDDLKSVTSQFRRLHSKQLQHTFRFYSQQWRTWGACFIQAAWRRHYRRKIEKMLREAEDRLQNALAKEGSGSLPSLAATVYASRFATNMLGNLRRNHPHNNISSPKLPPLLLQKPAEPDFSAENPS, encoded by the exons ATGAATATCAGTGGAAAGAAATATGTAAG GTTCAAGGACTGCAATTCCGAGAGTTCTTTCAGTTCTGAAGGGCAGTCGAATCGCGGGCTATTTCCATTAAGGAAACCAAATTTCAGACCAATAGTCGGTGGAATAAGGAGAGCGTTTGACAGAAGTTCTGAAAGGATAAAAAACTTGAGAATACGGTCCATAGATTGGGGCCACACCCGAAGCAATAGGCCAAAATCAAGCCCGAGGAAGAAAGTACTTGATCCTCAAGGGCCTTTTCTTCAGAGGtggaacaaaatatttgttatttcttgtttgattGCAGTATCCCTGGATCCGCTGTTCTTCTACACACCAGTCGTAGATGCCAAGAAATTCTGTCTATCTCTGGACGAGAATTTGGAGATCACTGCTTGTGTTCTCCGGTCATTCATCGACATTTTCTACATATTTCACATTGTTTTGCAGTTTCATACTGGATTCATTGCCCCTTGTACTCGAGTATTTGGAAGGGGTGAGCTGATCGAGGATCGTAGAGCTATAGCCAAACGGTATCTCTCGTCCTACTTCATTGTAGACATTTTGTCAATTCTTCCTCTACCTCAG CTGGTCATTCTGATTGTGATCCCCAGTGTAAATGCTCCAATTTCTCTGGCCACCAAAGACCTCCTGAAGATCGTTATTTTCGCACAATACATCCCAAGATGTCTTCGGATTTATCCCTTATTCAAGGAGGTCAATAGAACTTCAGGCCTATTTACTGAAACGGCCTGGGCTGGAGCTGCTTTCAATCTCTTACTCTACATGCTTGCCAGTCAT GTCTTTGGATCATTCTGGTATCTGATCGCAATAGAACGCAAGGACAGATGTTGGCGGAATGCATGCCGTGATCATAATGGTTGTAACTTAAACGATCTTTATTGTGGAGAGGACCGTGGAGACACTTCATTTCTGAATTCTTCATGTCCGCTTCTCGAGCCTAATGAGATAAAGAGCCCTGCAGACTTTGACTTCGGCATCTTTCTTGATGTTCTTCAGTCACATGTGGCTGAACACAGAGACTTCTCTAAGAAGATCTCCTATTGCTTTTGGTGGGGATTGCGAAATTTGAG TTCATTGGGTCAGAACCTCAAAACAAGCACTTTTGTAGGAGAGATTCTTTTCGCCGTTTTCATCTCCATTGTTGGGCTGGTTCTGTTTTCGTTGCTCATAGGCAACATGCAG AAATATTTACAGTCCATCACTGTTAGGATAGAAGAGATGAGAATGAAACGTCGGGATGCAGAACAGTGGATGTCGCATCGTATGCTTCCTGAGAACTTGAGGGCTCGTATAAGACGATACGAGCAGTACAAATGGCAAGAAAACAGAGGCGTTGAGGAAGAATCCTTGATCCGTAATCTTCCCAAGGATTTAAGGAGGGACATCAAGCGCCATCTCTGCTGGACTTTACTAACAAGA GTGCCGATGTTTGAGAAAATGGACGAACAGTTGCTGGATGCAATGTGTTCTCGTCTAAAGCCCGTTCTCTACACGGAGAACAGCTTTATTGTTCGTGAGGGAGATCCCGTCGACGAGATGCTATTCATAATGAGGGGTAACATACTTACTATGACCACAAACGGTGGGAGAACTGGTTTCTTCAACTCGGTATATCTCATGGCTGGAGACTTCTGTGGGGAAGAACTTCTGACATGGGCTCTGGACCCCAACTCTTCGTCCAGCCTTCCTATTTCAACCAGAACCGTGCAGGCTGTCAAAGACGTTGAGGCTTTCTGTTTAATGCCGGATGACTTGAAAAGTGTGACGTCCCAGTTTAGACGTCTCCACAGCAAGCAACTTCAGCACACTTTTAG GTTCTATTCCCAGCAGTGGAGGACATGGGGTGCCTGTTTTATACAAGCAGCATGGCGTCGGCATTACAGGAGGAAGATCGAAAAGATGCTGCGAGAAGCAGAAGACAGACTGCAGAATGCATTGGCCAAGGAAGGATCAGGGAGTTTGCCAAGCCTTGCTGCAACCGTTTATGCATCAAGATTCGCCACCAATATGCTAGGAAACTTGCGACGTAATCATCCACATAACAATATTTCATCACCAAAATTACCACCTCTACTGCTTCAGAAGCCAGCTGAGCCTGATTTTAGTGCAGAAAATCCTTCATAG